A stretch of Henckelia pumila isolate YLH828 chromosome 4, ASM3356847v2, whole genome shotgun sequence DNA encodes these proteins:
- the LOC140866552 gene encoding sm-like protein LSM36B encodes MSGAAEKASTTKTPADFLKSIRGRPVVVKLNSGVDYRGILACLDGYMNIAMEQTEEYVNGQLKNKYGDAFIRGNNVLYISTSKRTLAEGA; translated from the exons ATGAGCGGAGCAGCAGAGAAGGCATCAACTACTAAAACTCCAGCTGATTTCCTCAAATCTATACGTGGGCGACCTGTTGTGGTCAAGTTAAATTCAGGGGTTGATTATCGAG gTATTCTTGCATGTTTGGATGGATATATGAACATTGCCATGGAACAGACAGAGGAATACGTCAATGGTCAATTGAAAAACAAATATGGGGATGCCTTTATTCGAGGGAACAATG TGCTGTATATAAGCACGTCGAAGAGGACCCTGGCAGAAGGGGCGTAA
- the LOC140861614 gene encoding uncharacterized protein: protein MTTLTWNGFKDVFYGKYFTISTRTRLARKFLELRQGIMSIAEYVKKFERGRYFVPMISGNAAEELKHFTEGLNATIRRDVRLSGAQTYRAAVDEAMLSEKDGNDIIKESQAKRVSYQGREQQGPSQKRPYQAPAQRRPQQQQRQNPNQARPQGHNQPNANAPRPENAPICQKCGKSHSGQCMLETNTCFLCKKPGHFAKDCPQSKDPIKGRVFAMSHDQVDLDSAIVTGMIRIVDLPTFVLIDIGATHSFMSFSFMMKLRVFPEESISEFCVSLPLGEELKISSVLRNCKVQMQSLVLCADFIVLKMVDFDAIFGMDWLAQHEAIIDCKRRTFSLKDQNGKPFVYRTTSKRS from the coding sequence ATGACTACGttgacttggaatggattcaaagatgtgttctatgggaaatatttcacTATCAGCACCAGGACTAGACTTGCTAGAAAATTCCTGGAGCTCCGCCAAGGGATCATGTCTATTGCTGAGTATGTGAAGAAGTTTGAGAGGGGGAGgtactttgtgcccatgatttcgGGTAATGCTGCAGAGGAGTTGAAGCATTTCACAGAGGGACTGAATGCCACTATTCGACGTGATGTCAGATTGAGTGGGGCACAAACGTACCGAGCAGCAGTCGATGAGGCTATGTTGTCAGAAAAAGATGGGAATGATATTATCAAGGAATCGCAAGCGAAAAGAGTCAGTTACCAGGGGAGAGAGCAGCAAGGGCCTAGTCAAAAGAGGCCGTACCAAGCTCCAGCTCAAAGGAgaccgcagcagcagcagcgcCAAAACCCCAATCAGGCGCGACCTCAAGGACATAATCAGCCGAACGCCAATGCTCCAAGGCCGGAGAATGCACCTATCTGTCAGAAGTGTGGGAAGTCACACTCAGGTCAATGCATGCTTGAGACCAATACTTGCTTTCTTTGCAAGAAGCCAGGGCATTTCGCCAAGGATTGCCCACAATCCAAGGATCCAATCAAGGGAAGAGTGTTTGCTATGAGTCACGATCAGGTTGACCTAGATTCTGCAATTGTCACAGGTATGATCCGTATTGTTGATTTACCTACTTTTGTGTTGATAGATATAGGAGCTACGCACTCTTTTATGTCTTTTAGTTTTATGATGAAATTGAGGGTCTTTCCGGAAGAATCTATTTCGGAATTTTGTGTGTCATTACCCTTAGGAGAAGAACTGAAAATTAGTAGTGTGCTAAGAAATTGCAAGGTTCAGATGCAGAGTCTAGTGTTGTGTGCAGATTTTATCGTTTTGAAGATGGTGGATTTCGATGCGATTTTTGGGATGGACTGGTTGGCTCAGCATGAAGCTATTATTGACTGCAAACGGAGAACTTTCTCTTTGAAAGATCAGAACGGAAAACCATTTGTGTATCGCACTACATCTAAGAGGAGCTAA
- the LOC140863634 gene encoding DNA repair endonuclease UVH1, with protein sequence MVPFHQNVIGDLLDEPSGGLVVLSAGLGLPKLISALLSLHDPAQGSLLLLSASSSQRFEINLHHPHTSEITSELPAHHRLSLYTSGGVFFITARILIVDLLTSRLPTTSVAGIILLNAHSLSDTSTEAFIVRILRSSNRSLYVRAFSDSPQSMVSGFAKSERILKCLGLRKLHLWPRFQVYVSQDLERNPPEVIDIRVPMSSHMLGIQKAVIEVMDACLKEVRKTNKVDVEDLTVENGLFKSFDEIVRRQLDPIWHTLGKRTKQLVSDLKTLRKLLDYLSRYDAVTYLKYLDSLRASESFRSVWVFAESSFKIFELAKKRVYHFGRSDGRKRKLDNRSKDGDDSRATANNGVVLEKTLEAPPKWKVLCEILIEVQEERQKQDMVGEELSVGGEEDHNGIILVACKDEHTCMQLQDLINKGQHKVMLEEWEKYLLGKVELQALPKSSKNKQKAPKGFGILDGFIPSISGQRAEVTSISKQENDALMAAAHDISKEAKRVSIVEVDGASEEHGTGRKTRSKKKKSVIDRTDSEQETGVQSEDHPSKSEDKTNVSYQLYGHESGTESLNKGVLRKHCQKSENTNEFPSVHFHALESDQAILDILQPSVIIVYHPSLAFVREIEIYKAENPSKKLKVYFLFYEDSTEVQKFEASVRRENGAFESLIRQKSLMLIPVGQEDNFQGSNSSFEPQSITAQNLITRKAGGRKEVEKEMQVIVDMREFMSSLPNVLHQKGIRIIPVTLEVGDYILSPLICVERKSVQDLFISFSSGRLYHQVEMMSRYYKIPVLLIEFSQDKSFSFQSASDIGDDVTPTSIISKLSLLVLHFPRLRIVWSRSLHATAEIFATFKANQDEPDEVKAIRVGVPSEEGIIGNDVRAENYNTSAMEFLRRLPGVTDSNYRSIMEGCNSLAELALLPIEKLTELIGGHKAAKTLRDFLDAKFPTLL encoded by the exons ATGGTTCCATTTCACCAGAACGTAATCGGCGATCTACTCGACGAACCCAGCGGCGGCCTCGTAGTGCTCTCCGCCGGCCTCGGCCTCCCCAAACTGATCTCCGCCCTCCTCAGCCTCCACGACCCTGCTCAGGGCTCCCTCCTCCTCCTCTCCGCCTCTTCTTCCCAAAGATTCGAGATTAACCTACATCATCCCCACACATCGGAAATCACCTCCGAGCTACCAGCGCACCACCGCCTCTCGCTTTACACTTCCGGCGGAGTCTTCTTCATCACTGCTAGGATTCTCATCGTCGACTTGCTCACTTCTCGTCTCCCTACAACTTCAGTCGCCGGGATTATTTTACTCAATGCACATTCGCTGTCGGATACTTCAACCGAGGCTTTTATTGTGCGCATTTTGCGATCTTCTAATCGCTCTCTCTATGTCAGGGCATTCTCTGATTCACCTCAGTCCATGGTGTCAGGGTTCGCAAAATCGGAGAGGATTCTCAAGTGCCTTGGACTCCGAAAACTCCATCTCTGGCCTAGGTTCCAG GTATATGTTTCTCAGGATTTGGAAAGGAACCCACCGGAGGTGATAGACATTAGGGTTCCAATGTCCTCTCACATGCTCGGGATTCAAAAAGCTGTTATCGAAGTTATGGATGCATGTTTGAAGGAGGTGAGGAAGACTAATAAAGTTGATGTGGAAGATTTGACAGTTGAGAATGGGTTGTTCAAGTCATTCGATGAGATTGTTAGGAGGCAGTTGGATCCTATATGGCATACATTAGGAAAGAGAACAAAGCAGTTGGTTTCTGATTTGAAGACACTGAGAAAGCTATTGGATTATCTTTCTAG GTATGATGCAGTAACCTACCTCAAGTATCTGGACTCACTTAGGGCCTCCGAGAGTTTCCGTTCTGTTTGGGTCTTTGCTGAGTCTAGTTTCAAGATTTTTGAGCTTGCAAAGAAGCGGGTATATCATTTTGGCAGGTCGGATGGTAGGAAGAGAAAACTGGACAACAGGAGCAAGGATGGAGATG ATTCTCGTGCAACTGCAAATAATGGAGTAGTTTTGGAGAAAACCTTGGAGGCGCCACCGAAGTGGAAGGTGTTATGT GAGATTCTCATAGAGGTACAAGAGGAAAGACAAAAGCAAGATATGGTCGGGGAAGAATTATCAGTTGGAGGTGAAGAGGATCACAATGGAATCATTCTAGTGGCATGCAAGGATGAACACACGTGCATGCAGCTTCAAGACTTAATCAACAAGGGCCAGCATAAG GTCATGCTGGAGGAATGGGAGAAGTACTTGCTTGGTAAAGTAGAATTACAGGCCTTGCCAAAAAGTAGCAAAAATAAACAAAAGGCACCCAAAGGTTTTGGAATTCTAGATGGATTTATTCCCTCTATTTCTGGACAAAGAGCTGAAGTTACTAGCATAAGCAAGCAAGAAAATGATGCATTGATGGCCGCAGCTCATGATATAAGTAAAGAAGCTAAAAGGGTTTCTATTGTTGAAGTTGATGGGGCCAGTGAAGAGCATGGTACAGGTAGGAAAACACGAAGCAAGAAGAAGAAATCGGTGATTGATAGAACTGATTCTGAACAGGAAACTGGTGTTCAGTCTGAGGATCATCCTTCAAAGAGTGAAGACAAGACAAATGTCAGCTATCAACTTTATGGTCATGAATCTGGAACTGAATCTCTGAATAAAGGGGTGCTTCGAAAACATTGTCAAAAATCAGAAAATACTAATGAGTTCCCATCAGTGCATTTCCACGCTCTGGAGAGTGATCAAGCTATTCTGGATATTTTACAACCTTCTGTCATAATAGTTTACCACCCTAGCCTTGCTTTTGTCAGAGAAATTGAAATTTACAAAGCTGAAAATCCTTCCAAGAAATTGAAAGTGTACTTTCTGTTCTATGAAGATTCTACTGAGGTGCAGAAATTTGAGGCAAGTGTACGTAGAGAAAATGGAGCATTCGAATCCCTAATTAGACAGAAATCTCTGATGTTAATACCAGTTGGTCAG GAAGATAATTTTCAAGGATCAAATTCTTCCTTTGAGCCGCAATCTATTACTGCCCAAAATTTGATCACCAGAAAAGCAGGTGGAAGAAAGGAAGTAGAAAAAGAAATGCAG GTCATAGTGGATATGAGAGAATTTATGAGCAGTCTCCCAAACGTGCTCCACCAAAAAGGCATCCGCATTATTCCCGTGACTTTGGAAGTTGGAGATTATATATTGTCACCATTGATATGTGTTGAACGTAAAAGTGTGCAAGATCTTTTTATCAGTTTTTCATCTGGTAGATTATATCACCAGGTGGAGATGatgtcacgttattataagataCCTGTTCTCCTGATCGAGTTTTCTCAAGATAAAAGCTTTTCATTTCAG TCTGCAAGCGATATTGGTGATGATGTTACGCCAACTAGTATTATATCCAAGCTGTCCCTGCTTGTGCTCCATTTTCCTCGGCTGCGCATTGTTTGGTCTCGCAGTTTACATGCTACTGCAGAGATTTTTGCAACGTTCAAGGCAAACCAGGATGAACCAGATGAAGTCAAGGCAATCAGAGTTGGCGTTCCATCAGAGGAGGGTATTATTGGAAACGATGTCAG AGCTGAAAATTACAATACCTCGGCAATGGAGTTCCTGAGACGGCTACCTGGGGTGACTGATTCTAACTACAGGTCAATAATGGAGGGGTGCAATAGCTTGGCAGAACTTGCACTACTTCCTATAGAAAAGCTAACCGAGTTAATTGGGGGTCACAAAGCAGCAAAAACCTTGCGAGACTTTCTCGACGCCAAGTTTCCCACCTTGCTTTAA